GCCGGCACGACCACGGAAATCGACGCGACCACGGTGTCCGACGCGCCGTGCACCGCCGCCGCGACCGACAGGGCGGGCAGCTCGATCTGGCCGTCACTCACCGCGTAGCCATTGCGGCGGACATCGGCCAGCACCCGGCGCAGCTGCTCGGCCGAGCGAATCGTCTTGCTGGTGTAGCGCTTGAGCGGCAGCCCGAGCACCTGCTCCTGCACCTCGGCCGGCGCGTGCGCGAGCAGCACGAGCCCGACGCCCGTCGCGTGCAACGGCAGCCGCCCACCCACGCGCGAAATCACGTTCACCGCGCGGCGCCCGGAAAGCCGTTCGAGGTACACGACCTCGGCCCCGTCGAGCACGGCGAGCTGCACGTTCTGGTGCGTGGCCTCGTAGAGGTCCTCGAGGAACGGCATGGCGCTCTCCCGCAGCTGCGCCCCGTGCGGCGCGAGCGACGCCACCTCCCACAGCCACAGGCCCACGCGGAAGTGCCCCTGCTCGTCGCGCTGCAACGCCCCACGCCGCACGAGCTCACCCGCCAGCCGGTGCGTCGTCGACAACGGCAGGCCGGCGCGCCGGCTGAGCTCGGACAGCGTCAGCACCGGTCGCTCGGACGTGAACGCGCCCAGCACGTCCAACACCCGCTCCACGACCGACGGTGGCCGCTGCGCGTTGTGCCGCATGGGTATCAGTCAAGCACCCCTACGGCGCCGACAGCAGATCCGGATCCTTCCTCGCCCCCAGGTGGTTGAACAGGAGGTTCAGCAGGAACGCCAGGATCGACGCCAGCGTGATCGGGCTGCCGCAGATGGTCTGGAGCCACGCGGGGAAGTGCTGGAAGAAGATGGACGTGCCGAAGCGGTCGGTGGCGAAGGCTGGCAGCAGGCCGACGCCGAGGGACACGGCGACGATGAAGGTGTTGTGGTTGCCCGAGAACTCGACCTTCTTGAGGTTCTGCACGCCCACCGCGGCGACCATGGCGAACATGATCACCGCGACGCCGCCGACGACCGGTTCGGGGATCGAGGCGATCGCCGCGCCGACCTTCGGCACGAGGCCCATCACCACGAGTAGGCCGCCCGTCACGGCGACGACCCAGCGGCTGCGCACGCGCGTCATCTGGACGAGGCCGACGTTCTGGGCGAACGCGGTGTCGGGGAAGGAGTTCATGAAGCCGCCGAGGATGGCGGACAGGCCGTCGGTGGCGAGGCCGCGGGCGACGTCGGCGTCGGTGGCCGGGCGGCCGGTGATCTCGCCGACGGCGATGATGTCGGCGGTGGACTCGGTGAACGTCACCAGCATGACCACGCACATCGACAGCACGGCGGCGATCGGGAACGTCGGCGCGCCGAAGTGCAGCGGGGACGCGAGCCCGAACCAGCTCGCCTCCCCCACGTCGCCGAAGTGCGTCAGGCCAAGGGGAATCGCCACGATCAGGCCGACGGCGAGCGCCACCAGCGGCGCGATCTGCGCGACGAACCCACGCAGCACCCGCGTGAGGAGCACGATCAGCGCCACCACGCCGAGCGCGATGCCCAGGTGCGACGGGGTCGCGTAGTCGGGCGCCTCCGTGTCGTGGCCGGCAATCATCGCCGCACCCGGGCCGAGCAGCGAGACGCCGATGACCAGCAGCAACGTGCCCGAGACCAACGGCGGGAAGAACCGGATCATCTTCGCGAACGGCCGCGCCAGCAGGAGCCCGAACACGCCAGAGGCGATCATCGAGCCGTACACGGCGGTGAGCCCGTACTGCGAGGCGATCAGGATCATCGGGTTGACCACGGTGAACGTCGCGCCGGCCACCACGGGCAGCCGCACGCCGATGAGCTTGCCGATCCCGATGGACTGGACCAGTGTGGCGATGCCGGCCACGAAGAGGTCGGCGTTGACCAGCAACGCGATCGTCGCCTCGTCGAGCTTCAGCGCGCTGCCGACGATCAGCGGCACGGCCACCGACCCCGTGTACATGATCGCCATGTGCTGCAGGCCGAGCAGGAGCAGCCGCCCGGCGGGCAGGCCTTGGTCGACCGGGTGTTTGGTCATGGGTGGCAGCCCTTTCACGCGGATCCGATCGCGCATCTTCTCACGACGCATACCGCCGGTTTGTGTGTGACGATCGGGGCATGACTCCGCGTCCCCCCTTCCGCGCCGACCACGTCGGGAGCCTGCTGCGGCCGCCGGTTCTGCGCGACGCCCGCCGCCGGCACACCGCGGGTGAGATCACCGCCGAACAGCTGAAGGCCGTCGAAGACGACGCGATCCGCGACGTGATCAAGATGCAGAAGGTCGCCGGCCTGTCCTCGGCCACCGACGGCGAGTTCCGCCGCGCGTCGTGGCACATGGACTTCATCTACTCGCTCGGCGGCATCTCGCAGAGCGACGAGCGCCTGCACGTGAAGTTCCACAACCTCGCGGGCGACCTCGAGTTCAGCCCGCCCGGCCTCCAGGTCGACGGCCGCGTGCGGCTGGACCAGCCGATCTTCGCCGAGCACTTCGCGTTCCTGAAGTCCCACGTGGACGCCGGCATCACGCCGAAGCTCACGATCCCGTCGCCGAGCATGATCTACTACCGCGGCGGCCGGGCTGCGGTGAGCGAGACTGTGTACCCGGATCTGGAGGAGTTCTTCGCCGATCTGGCCACGGCGTACGCGGCGCAGCTGACGGCGATGGGCGAGCTCGGCTGCACGTACCTGCAGCTCGACGACACCAGCCTCGCGTACCTCAACGACCCGGCGCAGCGCGAGCTCGTCGCGCGCATGGGCGGCGACCCGGACACCCTGCACCTGCGCAACATCCAGCAGATCAACGCGGCCCTGCGCGGCCGGACCGAGGGCATGAGCGTGACTACCCACCTGTGCCGCGGCAACTTCCGCTCGTCGTGGGCGGCTTCGGGCAGCTACGAGTTCGTGGCCGAGGCCCTGTTCGGTGAGCTCGGCGTCGACGGCTTCTTCCTGGAGTTCGACGACGAACGCTCCGGCGGCTTCGAGCCGCTGCGGTTCGTGCCGCCGGGCAAACGCGTGGTGCTCGGCTTGGTGACCACGAAACGCCCCGAGCTGGAAGACGCGGACGATCTGGTGCGCCGCATCGAGGAAGCTTCCCGCTTCGTCGACATCGACCAGCTCTGCCTCTCGCCGCAGTGCGGTTTTTCCTCCACGGAGGAGGGCAACGAGCTCACCACGGACGACCAGCTGCGCAAGCTCGAGCTCATCGTCTCGACCGCCGAACGAGTGTGGGGCCGGTGATCACCTGCGTGGTCGACTACGTCATCGATCCCGCGAAGATCACCGAGTTCGAACGCTTCGCGCAGGCGTGGATGCGCCTGGTCACCCGCGAGGCGGCGTGCACCACGGCTACTTCCTGCCCGCCGAAGGCGCGAGCGACGAGGCCAGGGCGTTGTTCAGCTTCGAAAGCCTCGCCGCGGACGAGCAGTACCGCGCGCTCTTCGGCATCGACCCGGATTTCATCGAGGCCGATCGCATCCGCGACGAGTCGGGCTGCGTGGTGCGGTACCGCCGCAGCTTCATGCGGCCGCTGATGCCGGACGACGGCAGCTGACCCACGGGCACGAGCGCCGGTGCGGGTCGGATTCCGCGCACCGCAGCACTTCCCGCGTCACCTCGAGGGTTCGGCACCGCGTTTGTGTTCGCCTTCGAGCAGCCGAACTCAGATGCAGAGGATGCCCAGGACACACGGCCGATTGGGCTTCGTCGTGGTCGACGGGGGCGGAGGCGGCGGAGGCTGGTTGTCCGACGAGGAGCCGCCCGAGCCGGGCTGCGTGCCGGTGGGTGAGGTCGGCGAGTCGGAGCCGCTGGTCGCGGTGCCGGAGTCGCTGCTCGACGTCGTGCCGGGCTCGCCGCCGCCGCGCGGGTTGAGCGGGTCGATGATCGACGTGATCTTCGGGGCGCTGGCCTCGGTGGTCTCGTCGTCGCTCGAAGAGCTCGAGTCCTGGCCCTGCCCGGACCCCGCGATCGTGGCCGGTGGCGGGCTCGACTCCGAGACGCCACCCGCACCGTCGGTGCGGTCGGGCATCTCGATGACCTTCATCTCGGTCAGGCGCGTGGCCTCGTCGTTCGCCGTGGTGCCGAACGACACCAGGATCGCCGCGGCGCCACACCCCACGACCACGGCCACCATCACGGCAACCATGCGCCAGCGCGACCGCGAAGGCGGTGGCAGACGTTCGCCCCACCCTTCGCGCACGAGCAGTTCGGCGACCGAAACCTCTTCGTCCACCAGCGGGCCTTTCACCAGGAGTGGGCCATTCTTACCGCACCAGGCCACCGAACGGGTGAATAATGACAGAAAATTCTACGCAGCGTGCGTCACTCTAGCGGGTGAGAATCACAGCGCTTTCACAGCTGCCCTTAGCGAAACTCCCAGGATGCCCGGAGAGCCTGGAGTAATGCTGCTGCGAGCCCGACAGCCGGTCACCCTCCGAGGCTGGTGGAACCACCGGCTCGTCGGCGCGGCCGCACCCACCCGGGTGACGCTGACCTGGCGAGCAGTGGGCCGCAGCTCCGCGCGGGCGCTGCCGACTCCGCGGTCGACACCGTTCACGTTCGGTTACCTCATCGTCCTGCTCGGCACCACGCTCGTGCTGCGCTTCGCCGACCCCGTCGTCACGGCGAAGCTGCTGCAGCTCTCGAGCACCGACGCCCACAACCTCTGGCGCCGCCCCCTCGTCTCCCTGCTCAGCAGCGCGCTGTGGCTCGAAGACGGCGGCTGGCTCGCCTACGCGATCATCTTCACCATCGCGCTCGCCCCGCTCGAACGCCGGTTCGGGCCCGGCCGCACGGCGATCGTGTTCTTCAGTGGCCACGTGCTGGCCACGCTCGCCACGGAAGTGCCCGTGATGCTGCTGATCAGCGGCGGCGTGCTGCCGACGACCGCGAGCCGCTGGCTCGACATCGGCGTGAGCTACGGCTTCTTCACCACGGCGGGCGCGCTCGTGTTCCTGCTGCGCGGCCGGCTGAGGATCACTGCGCTCGTGGTGATGGAGCTGTTCATCGCCGTGGTCTGGGTATCCGATTCGCCCGGCGACCTCGATTCCGTGGTGACCGTGCTCGGCCACGCGTGCGCGGCGCACTTCGGCCTCTTCTACTGGGGCCCGCGGCTTCGCGACTCCCTGAACCGGCGTCTAGGGCGCGCGACACCGACGGAATTCGCGGAGCCAG
The sequence above is a segment of the Amycolatopsis sp. 2-15 genome. Coding sequences within it:
- a CDS encoding IclR family transcriptional regulator; this translates as MRHNAQRPPSVVERVLDVLGAFTSERPVLTLSELSRRAGLPLSTTHRLAGELVRRGALQRDEQGHFRVGLWLWEVASLAPHGAQLRESAMPFLEDLYEATHQNVQLAVLDGAEVVYLERLSGRRAVNVISRVGGRLPLHATGVGLVLLAHAPAEVQEQVLGLPLKRYTSKTIRSAEQLRRVLADVRRNGYAVSDGQIELPALSVAAAVHGASDTVVASISVVVPAEGTDPLTLVPAVRAAARGISRTLGATLRLSEDAHRETH
- a CDS encoding rhomboid-like protein translates to MLLRARQPVTLRGWWNHRLVGAAAPTRVTLTWRAVGRSSARALPTPRSTPFTFGYLIVLLGTTLVLRFADPVVTAKLLQLSSTDAHNLWRRPLVSLLSSALWLEDGGWLAYAIIFTIALAPLERRFGPGRTAIVFFSGHVLATLATEVPVMLLISGGVLPTTASRWLDIGVSYGFFTTAGALVFLLRGRLRITALVVMELFIAVVWVSDSPGDLDSVVTVLGHACAAHFGLFYWGPRLRDSLNRRLGRATPTEFAEPGPDGA
- a CDS encoding NIPSNAP family protein — encoded protein: MDAPGHPRGGVHHGYFLPAEGASDEARALFSFESLAADEQYRALFGIDPDFIEADRIRDESGCVVRYRRSFMRPLMPDDGS
- a CDS encoding 5-methyltetrahydropteroyltriglutamate--homocysteine S-methyltransferase, with product MTPRPPFRADHVGSLLRPPVLRDARRRHTAGEITAEQLKAVEDDAIRDVIKMQKVAGLSSATDGEFRRASWHMDFIYSLGGISQSDERLHVKFHNLAGDLEFSPPGLQVDGRVRLDQPIFAEHFAFLKSHVDAGITPKLTIPSPSMIYYRGGRAAVSETVYPDLEEFFADLATAYAAQLTAMGELGCTYLQLDDTSLAYLNDPAQRELVARMGGDPDTLHLRNIQQINAALRGRTEGMSVTTHLCRGNFRSSWAASGSYEFVAEALFGELGVDGFFLEFDDERSGGFEPLRFVPPGKRVVLGLVTTKRPELEDADDLVRRIEEASRFVDIDQLCLSPQCGFSSTEEGNELTTDDQLRKLELIVSTAERVWGR
- a CDS encoding nucleobase:cation symporter-2 family protein, with the protein product MTKHPVDQGLPAGRLLLLGLQHMAIMYTGSVAVPLIVGSALKLDEATIALLVNADLFVAGIATLVQSIGIGKLIGVRLPVVAGATFTVVNPMILIASQYGLTAVYGSMIASGVFGLLLARPFAKMIRFFPPLVSGTLLLVIGVSLLGPGAAMIAGHDTEAPDYATPSHLGIALGVVALIVLLTRVLRGFVAQIAPLVALAVGLIVAIPLGLTHFGDVGEASWFGLASPLHFGAPTFPIAAVLSMCVVMLVTFTESTADIIAVGEITGRPATDADVARGLATDGLSAILGGFMNSFPDTAFAQNVGLVQMTRVRSRWVVAVTGGLLVVMGLVPKVGAAIASIPEPVVGGVAVIMFAMVAAVGVQNLKKVEFSGNHNTFIVAVSLGVGLLPAFATDRFGTSIFFQHFPAWLQTICGSPITLASILAFLLNLLFNHLGARKDPDLLSAP